A single genomic interval of Penicillium psychrofluorescens genome assembly, chromosome: 2 harbors:
- a CDS encoding uncharacterized protein (ID:PFLUO_002879-T1.cds;~source:funannotate) — MFILTTLADLIQIAPEDFSKFSAVAIEDNINEKYANKVIQKVGLCISFYDLLESSDGLIGHGTGLVNVNVKFRMIVFRPFRGEIMLGKIAGATDRGIKIGVEFFNDIIVPPELLLDGTRFDYADQVWIWRNDDGTDFYFDVGEVVRFRVESEEWNDQIPNAPDLDGSAPMERKPAYSIRGSMQMAGLGPTSWW; from the exons ATGTTCATTCTT ACGACTCTTGCCGATCTGATCCAGATCGCGCCCGAAGACTTCTCCAAGTTCAGTGCCGTGGCAATTGAAGATAATATCAACGAGAAGTACGCCAACAAGGTCATTCAAAAGGTTGGCCTGTGTATTAGTTTCTACGACCTGTTGGAGTCTTCGGATGGCTTGATCGGCCATGGCACCGGTCTGGTCAATGTGAATG TGAAATTCCGAATGATTGTCTTCCGGCCTTTCAGAGGCGAGATCATGCTGGGGAAGATCGCCGGTGCGACAGATCGTGGCATCAAAA TTGGCGTGGAATTCTTCAACGACATCATCGTTCCCCCGGAGCTTTTGTTAGACGGTACTCGATT CGACTATGCGGACCAGGTCTGGATCTGGCGAAACGACGACGGCACCGATTTCTACTTTGATGTGGGTGAGGTGGTCCGGTTCCGCGTCGAGAGCGAGGAGTGGAATGACCAGATCCCCAATGCGCCTGATCTGGATGGCAGCGCGCCCATGGAGAGGAAGCCCGCGTATTCCATTCGG GGCTCGATGCAGATGGCTGGGTTGGGACCTACCTCGTGGTGGTGA
- a CDS encoding uncharacterized protein (ID:PFLUO_002877-T1.cds;~source:funannotate) yields the protein MRAVISFATALFAVLATAQSSENSFNNPAGGYTFTAGQTTTLTWKADTPGTVSLLLQQAGGVTTAEAGMAIASKIPNSGTYSWSVPADLVAGQAYTIEIVDDADENDYNFLPQFTVAGATGAASSTPASSSSTPTSTSASMTSTSSSSAASTSATTQTTQTTQTTQMSQMSQTSQTTMSTATTSSSHVSTKSSTSKTASMTPSQSSMPNTNAGVANRVSGGMLAAAIGALAVM from the exons ATGCGCGCTGTTATCTCTTTCGCCACGGCCCTCTTCGCTGTCCTCGCGACGGCCCAGAGCTCCGAGAACTCCTTCAACAACCCGGCCGGTGGCTACACCTTCACAGCGGGCCAGACCACCACCCTGACCTGGAAAGCCGACACTCCCGGCACCGTGTCgctgcttctgcagcaggcCGGTGGGGTGACGACCGCAGAGGCcggcatggccattgccT CCAAGATCCCCAACTCGGGAACCTACAGCTGGAGCGTGCCCGCGGACCTGGTCGCCGGGCAGGCGTACACCATCGAGATCGTCGATGACGCCGATGAGAACGACTACAACTTCCTGCCCCAGTTCACCGTCGCCGGTGCGACGGGCGCGGCTTCTAGCACGCCTgcctcgagctcgtccaCGCCTACcagcaccagcgccagcatgacttcgacctcgtcgtcctcggcTGCGTCCACTAGCGCCACAACTCAGACCACCCAGACCACTCAGACCACTCAGATGAGCCAGATGAGCCAGACCAGCCAGACTACCATGAGCACGGCTACCACCAGCTCGTCTCACGTCTCCACCAAGTCGTCGACCTCCAAGACAGCCTCTATGACGCCCTCGCAGTCCTCCATGCCGAACACCAACGCCGGCGTGGCGAACCGCGTCTCGGGCGGGATGCTGGCTGCTGCTATCGGTGCGCTGGCTGTGATGTAA
- a CDS encoding uncharacterized protein (ID:PFLUO_002878-T1.cds;~source:funannotate), with the protein MSSQGFSFPPPPPPPPPTTVAAQRPPYNSASHGQQLGHWAPRGGGARGGRGRGQGNRRGRGGHDGSRPPAYPANTAGFNNHSPVNYGYPPQPQPTLYMPYPQSQSPSYQLPQNPSAYAPGAPPQSSSQHPYHVYNTPAHSQQTASYPHQPAPGYSNGGLTSTNPMQWGVDMQNGSMHTQQGWPAHPHGASDRKHQPHHHHKRDHSAAFAKPQWTASRIPAPPPVPSFGNPLPSKPPAAVDASRKPPKKRKRKHNQLGLTPKTDEHESSEEDDVDEESKLAAPDAAPLQFTYKGRKSTLQSATDIAAWITERRKKFPTQARVEEKKKAADEAKSTREAAREAAREAARQKNKPGTDPVDEAMRAQQKAEKLRRNLDREQKRFAKAEAEAEAARRRVEALTKATETGTNPEAAVPEEHHVGSPADAHDAAPEPHDLSGLSDDDGDDWTSSSGSSNSSDSESDSAPEEVSARRQGPERVPPPSRDANKKPTVCRYFARHGRCNRGDQCKFSHEVAERGGKTKATAETKGRKGLFQALLERQKEDENRRVMEVIMQLGQGGLLEADPETPSKT; encoded by the exons ATGAGCTCCCAGGGCTTCTcgttccctcctccgccacccCCGCCGCCTCCGACGACGGTCGCAGCTCAGCGCCCACCATACAACTCGGCGTCTCATGGGCAACAGCTGGGTCACTGGGCGcctcgcggcggcggggctcgaggaggccgtgGCAGAGGACAGGGAAACAGAAGAGGCCGTGGTGGGCACGATGGGAGTCGGCCTCCAGCCTATCCTGCGAATACAGCAGGATTCAACAATCATTCGCCGGTGAACTACGGGTATCCTCCCCAACCGCAGCCGACGCTCTACATGCCATATCCTCAGTCGCAGTCCCCGAGCTACCAACTTCCTCAGAACCCGTCTGCGTACGCACCCGGCGCACCTCCCCAGTCTTCCTCGCAACATCCTTACCATGTTTACAACACCCCCGCTCATTCACAACAGACGGCATCATATCCACACCAGCCAGCACCTGGGTATTCAAATGGTGGCCTGACATCAACTAACCCTATGCAGTGGGGGGTTGACATGCAGAATGGTTCTATGCATACACAACAAGGGTGGCCGGCACACCCACATGGCGCCAGTGACAGAAAGCATCAGcctcaccatcaccacaaGCGCGACCACTCGGCAGCATTTGCCAAACCCCAATGGACCGCATCGCGAATTCCAGCGCCGCCTCCTGTGCCCAGCTTTGGCAATCCCCTACCCTCGAAGCCGCCCGCAGCGGTCGACGCTTCACGCAAACCACCGAAGAAGCGAAAGCGCAAACACAACCAGCTAGGGCTGACTCCGAAGACCGACGAGCACGAAtccagcgaggaggacgacgtgGACGAAGAATCGAAGCTGGCTGCCCCCGATGCGGCCCCGCTGCAATTTACCTACAAAGGGCGCAAGTCTACATTGCAGTCGGCGACGGACATTGCGGCCTGGATCACGGAGCGCAGGAAGAAGTTCCCCACTCAGGCGCGAgtcgaggaaaagaaaaaggccgccgacgaggccaaATCGACCCGGGAGGCTGCCCGGGAGGCGGCGCGGGAAGCTGCTCGACAGAAAAACAAGCCTGGGACAGACCCGGTCGATGAGGCGATGCGGGCGCAGCAGAAGGCGGAGAAGTTGCGGCGCAACCTCGATCGGGAGCAGAAACGGTTCGCCAAGGCTGAGGCGGAGGCCGAAGCGGCGCGTCGTCGGGTGGAAGCTCTAACGAAGGCGACGGAGACGGGCACGAACCCAGAGGCGGCCGTGCCGGAGGAGCATCATGTGGGATCGCCGGCCGATGCCCACGACGCTGCTCCAGAGCCCCATGACCTGTCCGGACTgtccgatgatgacggcgatgacTGGACGTCCTCCAGCGGCTCTAGTAATTCATCCGACTCGGAGTCAGATTCCGCGCCAGAGGAGGTAAGCGCACGGCGCCAGGGACCCGAGCGCGTGCCCCCGCCATCGCGGGACGCCAACAAGAAACCCACGGTGTGTCGGTATTTTGCTCGACATGGGCGCTGTAACCGAGGAGACCAGTGCAAGTTCTCGCATGAGGTGGCAGAGCGCggcggcaagaccaaggCGACGGCCGAGACCAAGGGGCGCAAGGGGCTATTTCAGGCT CTGTTGGAGCggcagaaagaagacgagaacCGGCGGGTCATGGAGGTGATCATGCAGCTGGGCCAAGGTGGATTGTTGGAGGCTGACCCGGAGACTCCGAGCAAGACCTAG
- a CDS encoding uncharacterized protein (ID:PFLUO_002880-T1.cds;~source:funannotate), translated as MTGSMENGNGVTQPRFGTLAVHAGAPHDPVTGAVIAPISLSTTYEQTSVGNPVGLYEYTRSSNPNRDNFEQAVAALEHAKYALAFSSGSATTATILQSLAAGSHVVSVSDVYGGTHRYFTKVAAAHGVHVTFSPCIELHVEDLIRPNDTKLIWIETPSNPTLGLVDIKAVAEMAHRHGILVVVDNTFMSPYVQNPLDHGADIVIHSVTKYINGHSDVLMGVAAFSSETLKERLTFLQNAIGAVPSPFDCWLAHRGLKTLHLRAREATTNATIVAQALEASPHVLSVNYPGLASHPHRAIAIKQHRNGMGGGMLSFRIKGGQRAAHLFCQNTKIFTLAESLGGVESLCEVPSSMTHAGIPKDQREAAGVFDDLVRVSCGVEDGEDLKLDVLQALEGAVAGAEKMVNGSS; from the exons ATGACTGGATCTATGGAGAATGGGAACGGCGTGACACAGCCTCGGTTTGGCACGCTGGCTGTTCATGCTGGTGCGCCTCACGACCCGGTCACTGGAGCTGTCATTGCGCCT ATCTCCCTCTCGACCACCTACGAACAGACTAGTGTCGGCAATCCTGTCGGTCTGTACGAGTACACTCGCAGCTCCAACCCCAACCG TGACAACTTCGAGCAGGCAGTGGCCGCTCTCGAACACGCCAAATATGCcctggccttctcctctggCTCCGCCACCACAGCTACCATCCTCCAATCTCTAGCCGCAGGCTCCCACGTCGTCTCCGTGTCTGATGTGTATGGTGGCACACACCGATATTTCACCAAGGTTGCCGCCGCACACGGCGTCCACGTTACTTTCTCACCATGCATCGAGCTGCACGTCGAGGATCTGATCCGGCCGAATGACACCAAGCTCATCTGGATTGAGACCCCCTCGAACCCGACGCTGGGCCTGGTGGATATCAAGGCCgtggcggagatggcgcaTCGTCATGGAATTCTGGTGGTCGTGGACAACACATTCATGAGCCCATATGTGCAGAACCCGCTCGATCACGGTGCGGATATTGTGATCCATTCCGTGACCAAGTATATCAATGGCCACTCG GATGTCTTGATGGGCGTGGCAGCCTTCAGCTCCGAGACCCTCAAGGAGCGCCTCACCTTCCTCCAAAAcgccatcggcgccgtccCTTCGCCCTTCGACTGCTGGCTCGCCCACCGCGGTCTGAAGACGCTCCACCTGCGCGCGCGCGAGGCCACCACAAACGCCACAATCGTAGCCCAAGCCCTCGAGGCTTCTCCGCACGTCCTCTCCGTCAACTACCCGGGCCTCGCCTCGCATCCGCACCGCGCCATTGCGATCAAGCAGCACCGCAACGGCATGGGCGGCGGGATGCTCAGTTTCCGGATCAAGGGCGGCCAGCGCGCTGCGCACCTCTTCTGTCAGAATACGAAGATCTTTACGCTGGCGGAGAGCTTGGGTGGTGTGGAGAGTCTCTGTGAGGTTCCCTCGAGCATGACCCATGCGGGTATTCCGAAGGATCAGCGCGAGGCGGCGGGGGTGTTTGATGATCTTGTGCGTGTGAGTTGTGgtgtggaggatggagaggatTTGAAGTTGGATGTGTTGCAGGCTCTAGAGGGGGCTGTGGCGGgtgcggagaagatggttAATGGCAGCTCTTGA